In the genome of Marinomonas algicola, the window TGTTGTTAGTTCTGACATGGTATCAATGGCAACCTATATTTGCTTCTTGTTTATTCCCTTTCTTAATGATTATTTTTGACGCATTCAGCCTTACTTCACCGTCCTTGAGTTGAACTAATTGACATGCATCAAAGCCACTAAAGCTGATACTGTCTCTTAGGCGAGTGCGTAATCTATGCAGTCTAATGCGAGCATTATCTGGCTCTATGCCTAATTCTTTAGAAAGGTCATTTAAATTGATCCAGCCTTGATTGTTTTCTGCATAACCTTGCGATCGATCATCAATGGATTTACGTGCTAGGCATAACATAAGATAGAGTTGGCTCTGAATTCGAGTTCCTTCAATGACAGAGGTTTGAATTGAATCATGGATTGATAACTTAACTTCTTCTTCGTCATCAGATACCTCTAAACGAAACTCCAAATCATCTAAGGATTGAGCGATTGGTCTGTTTTGAACTGTTTTATATTCTATATGATTATATTGCAAGCAATATGGGCGACCTTCTATGTTGACTATTTCGCTGTCTTGAAGGCAGAGATTGTGCTGGTTATCAATAAGGTGCCATTGATCATTTTTATAATGCATGGTGCATTTGTCAGAGATGAAGGTCATGGGCTTTTGTAAATAGATAGGAGAATAATTTTTTTGAATATTCACCATCATATCGCAGGGCTCGTTGCTGTTGATCATGGTGAAACTTTCACCTGTCTTTGAAGAAAACACAATCACATCGTTCTCTTTCAGCGGATAAATTTGTGCCTTTATAAGTTTATGTTCATTAACCCAAATGCCATTGGTGCTCTTGTCTTCAATAAACCAGCTGTTGTCTTTCCAAAAGATAATCGCATGGATACGTGAAATATCACTACGAGTTAGGTGAGTGTGGCAGTTATCTGCGCGCCCGAAGGTATGATAGGTTCGTAGGTGGACGTTATGTCCTGAAGATGATTGCAGAGCGCCACTTTTGGTGGGCCGTTTAGATACGTGATAAGACTCCAAGAATGGCATGCTAGTGTTATTTGCATGAGATGATGCTTCAAAGCTCTTTACATTTGGCATAATGACAGATCCTTTTGATATCTATTTAAACACGATAAAATTATGGATTTCCGTAGTTGAAAAGGCTAATCTCACCGTATTATTACGCAGCGCTAACTTTAGCTACAGGTTTATGTTTTTATATAGCACTAATCATTTCTAGTTTCTAGTATCAAACCCTGCTTGTCTACCGCTTTTAATATTAAAAAATAATTTTTTGCTTTTATACTGATTTGGTTGAATTGTGTACGCTAGTGTAATGGCATTCTATTGAAATTGTGTTACAAGGAATGGTTAAATAGAGGGTTGTTTAACGAGTCTAGAGCATGAGTATTTGGTCATTACTTGCGACGATTATTCTGATTTTTTCAAGATTTTTTGTTTATCAATAAAGTCAATTTGTTGAGGTTTCAAGTAAGATTTTGCATAGTCAAGATAGACCTCAGATTCAATAAAGAAATAAAACGTTTCTTTATCAATGTGTTGGTTTTTTACCATAGAGGCTAATATTCCTAAGCTTTCTGAGAGGGTTTTGGCTTCTTTATAAGGACGGTCAGCCGAGGTGAGTGCTTCAAAGACATCGGCGATCGTCATTATTTTCTCAGCAACGCTTAATTCCCCCGCTTTTAATCGTCTTGGGTAGCCTTTTCCGTCCACACGCTCGTGGTGATTGCCTGCAATATCTGGCACTCTTTTTAAATCGTCTGGTAAGGGCAAGGTGGACAGCATTCTAATGGTTTGAACGCTGTGGTCGTTAATCGTAAAACGTTGTTCGGTGGTAAGCGTGCCATGTTTCACGGAGAGATTATAAAGTTCACCTAAGTTATTTTCGTATTCAGGCAGTTCCATATCAAACCCCCAGACATTGTTAGGGTTGTCTTTTTCTACAGGAGGGCGTTTCTCATTCCATAAAATAAGATGTTCCGGTTTATCATCCAGCAGTTTTTCTAAAGCGGGCAAACGTTCAACGTTCATGGGTAATCTTTCTTTTTCAGCTCTCGAAAGTCCCATCGATGCATCGAAGTGACGCCACCATGTTTTTTGTGAGATTGTTTTCAGGCGCTCTATGCCATCTTTTGAAAAGTTTTCGCTGCCTATATTGGCTTGGGATATAAATTCGAAATCTTGTTTTAATTGATCTTGAGTTTGGTTTTTCTTTTTCAGAAGATGGGCTTCATTCTGATGGTCTAACCGACCTTTTAAATACTCTATTTCTGCGTCTCTCCAGAGAACGTCGAATCGAGTGCGTATTTCATGAATACGATTATAGAGCGCCTCTAATTTTGTCGATTTGTCTACTATGTGTTCCGGGGTAATGATTTTGCCACAATCATGCAGCCATGCGCCTATGTGGAACTCTCTTTTTTCTTGTTTGGACATTTTGAAGCGTTTGTAAGGGCCTGCTTCTGTTTTCTCTGCGGCGTTTATCATCATTTCCGCCAGTGTTGGGACTCTTTTACAATGGTTACCCGTATGATGTGATTTTTCATCTACAGCATCGGCGAGTAGTTTTACAATAGAATCAATAAATGTGTTTTGAGATTCGATGTTGTTTCGTGTTTCTATGGCCGTTCCAACGGCCCCAGATACTTCCTGCACAAAACGCTGAAAGGAATCATCCCGTAGCATGTGTTTTTTGTCTAATAAGACTAATACGCCAAGCAGTTTATCTTGGCGATCTAACAGCGGGATAATAAAGAGAGACGCTTTATCTTCTTGGTTAAAAATTAGCCTAAATTCATCTTGAATGTCTTTATTCTCGAGGCTTTTACAGCGGATCATCTGCTGTAAAAGGCTCGTATTATGTGTGGTGGTTAAGGCAAATTCAGTGGCTTCTTTGCTTCGAAGGTAAACCGCGCCCCCTTTGCATTCTGTAATGGATACCAAATGAGACAGTACTTTTGCTAACATTTTTTCTAAATCTGGGTCTCTTGCTAACTCTTTTGAAATAGATTGAAACTCTCTAATAGTAGACGCCATTTTTTGAGTTGATTTCGCCAGTGTATTTACTTCTTTAATAAAGGAATTTACGGCGATAGTATGACTGAAATCGAAATTTCCTAAGGCATTCACCTCGTTAGCTAAACGTTTCAAAGGCCTTGAAATGAGGAGCCCAAGAATCCAGCCAAAGAGGAGTAATACAAGAATGACAATCAAGGACACTTTGATCTGAGTGATTAAATGACGGTTGGATTTTTCAAATAAGTCTGCTTCTTTTACTGCAAAGAGGAGAGACAGAGGCGTTGCTTGGTTTTTATCAATATCAATTTTTATTCCGAACCAAGTATTATTGTTATCGTTTAAACGTATAAGTGTGTTAAAGGGTTGTTTATGATCGGCTAAAAAACTGAGTGCCGGTTGTTGTAGTTCATCTAATTTAGCCAGTCTTAAGCCATCATTATCTGATTTAATTAAGTCCTTGGTGATTGGGTAGCCAATCACATTATTCTCAGGGTCAGTAAGCGCAATAACAGTGTGTTCCGATGGTTGTAAAGATTGCATAATGGATGAAAAATCTTTTATTGAGGCGTCTAACCCAACCACCGAACGTGTTTTGTTGTTTTTTAACGCGACGGTTATGCCGGCTTCTTGAGTGGTGAAAAACACATAAGGTGTTGTAACGACGATGTCTTCTGAGCGTTGAGCTTTTTGAAACCAAGGGCGTAATCTTGGGTCGTATTGATAATCTTTAGGATGTCTTGTTTCTATTAATACCAAGTTTTCATCATAGAATAACCAGTTAGGTTCTGCTGTTGAATGGCCGGTGTTATTTTCAATACTTTGCAGTAAAAAAGACGCTCTTGAAGGCGCATTTAACTGGCTTTTTGCTTTAGGCTTCAAATGCCGTAACAAGAAAAAGTCACCGTTCTCATAGCCAACATACACTGAGCTCAGTATTGGCAAGCTTTTTAAGACCGTAAAGAGCACAGGCAGTCTGTCTAATCGTTGTTCAAGTGTGTCGAGAGTGGTTATTGGATCAAGCTCAAGCAGTTGAATTGTGTTTTGGATCGGGTGTGTTACTTGCTCTAATTGAAGGTTGATTGTTTTAGCCACATGCTTTGCACTGTCTTCAACATGTGAAACCAGTACATCTCGATTGCTAAAAAAAGATTGAGTCGTTAGAAAAACAGCCAGCATTAACATGCATAAAACGATAACAGAGCTTACTAACAACTGAACGCTAATACCTTTTGTGGCATTTTTCATGCTAATCCTTTTAGAGCTAAGATTTTTAAATTATCTTAGCTCTCTTTTCATATTTTTTAAAAGGATTAATTAGTCATTTATTTCATTTCTATTCTTGTTAGGGAAACTATAACGCAAGTGCCTGATCAAGCTTGCTTGTTTTTCTGCTTTTTAATTTCAATTGAAATAATTTTAAGAAGCGATTTTCTTTCAATGTAATTACAAGATATTAATCTCGATGACGCTACAGGTAAACGCCAGCGTTGAATTTCTCTTTTAAGCTCTTTGGTGGTGAGATGTGGGTTTTCTTTACAATAGGCTTCAATAAAGGTGTGAATAATCAGTTTTCTAAAGAGAATAATGACTATTTTTAAGTAAAGGGGAATGTTGTTTGCGATCGAGGAAACTTGGAATTGAATAATAGCCAGTGTTAAATCGGCTATTTTGGGCCCTCGTGCTACGCCGCCCCAATCAATTATGTGCAAATTATTCTCCGCTATCATGATATTTCCAAAATGAAAATCACCATGGCAGAGGTCGTTGCCATCTTCTAGAGTCGATAAATAATTAATGATCATCTTCTTTTCTGATGGGGTTAATAAAATAGTTTGATTTATCCTATCGGCTAGTTGCTCCTTAAAAGACGCTAAACCCATGGTGCTAAGTTGGTGAACACTTTCGAAGAGTTGGGCGGAACATTTTACATGTGTTATTAATTTAAATGGAGATTTAGACACGTCTTCAATTAGTGTGAGCCCACGTATTTTTTGGAAAATAATGCCTTGTTGAGACCCCACTTTAACCAGGTCATAAACGGCCGGAGTACGAATACCCAGTTTATTTATTTCGTGAGAAGCATCAAATTCATATTGAGCGACTTTAGGGTCTATATGTTTATGGAAAAGTTTTAAAACATAATTTTTTCGATATTCATATACATTTGCGCAATGCCCCGATCCAATGACTTTACCAAAATGCATCATGATTGCCCCTCAATCCTTTGAGATTATGTTTTTTCAAAAGAAAGTAATGTTTTTCGTTTTAGATGTCAAATATAGAATTGTTTTGATTGTGATTTAAAAGTTATAACGATATTATTTTTTATTATTGACAGAGATAGGATTAATAATTAACCTATTTGAACGTTAAATTTACAAGGACGTAAAGATAATGATGTACAACACTCATAAATCGCTTTTACCTACTGTTAAAGATGTAAATGAACTCTCCTTTTGGCAAGCATTAGGAGTGTCTTCTATGCTGGTATCTTGTCATGTCGATTATTCTAAAATGATGGTGCTGGATCTATTCGAACTAATCAATAAGTCTATTAAAAACCAAGAACTCATTTTGTTTTTTAATCATGAGAATAAGCCTACTTTTATGGCCGTTTACTCTACTTTATTAAGTGATTGGGATGCTTCTATTATGATAAAAAGTAATAGTGATGATGTCATATTATTTGAAAATATTATTTCACCTTTTTCCTCTCCAATACATTGTTATCGATTCCTTAAGTTTTACTGTCAGAAAAACTCAATTCCATCAATGCAAGCCTATGTTTTGGCGTTAGAAAAAAAATCTGTTAGAAAAATTTGGTAATGTAAATAATATTAATCGGATGATAAAAGGTGAATCAATGGATTTTGAAACGTCGCTAGGAATGTGTGTGTGGTTATTATCTCAGTCTGAATACCATAAGAAATGGAGTATAAGAAATCTTGACTCTGAAATAGTCTCTCCTTTACTACATAATCAATTGAAAATTTATTTTGATGAGAGCCAAAACCCTATTGGCTTGGCTTCATGGGCATGGATAGGCGAAAAACAGAAAAACAGAATTTTACAAGATAAAGGGACTTTAGCGTTTGATGAATGGCAATCTGGAGAGTTCTTATTGTTTCATGATTATATTGCGCCTTGGGGCCATGCTAAGGCGATTCTAAAAGATTTAAGGACTCATGTTTTTCCGAATGAGACCGCCTTTAGCTTAGGTAGAAATATGGATGGCTCAATTCGTAAGGTATATCAGTGGAAAGGCGTCAATGTGAATAAGAAAATATTTTAAAGAAAAAAGCACTAAAATTTAGAAGGTTTTTCCTTCTAGGAGCCGCGCAGCTAATACATGAATGTTAGCTGACTATTCAAACGTGAAAAACTGTAGAAAGGAGTTCTATTTATGTCACGTATTTATAAAAAAACCAGCAATGCTAGTTCATCACTTTTATCCGGTATCGCATTTGGAGGCGGAGGTGGTGGAGGAGGTGGCGGTATTTATACGAAACGAAGTTGGAGCGGAGTGTCTAGCGAAGAAAAAGCCGCCGCTTGTGCGGCAGGAGCTACGGCAGGCTCTCTTTTGTCTACTTATTCTCCACATCCAGTAGGTAAAGCTGTTGGAATCGCGATCTCAGCAGGAACCGCCTATATCTGCACGGACGACTAAATATTATTTTTAAGTAATATTTATAACAGAAGTGTTACGCTTTTAAAGTGCGTAACACATCAACTAAAATATAATTCGAAACTAAGATCTCCTTAAAATGATAAAACATACAGTATCACTTTTAATTATTTTAATTATATCTTCATATTTTATATTCTCATCTGATCTAGATAAGATATTTAAGTTTTTACTAATGCTTGTTGTATTTGTTTGTCATTATTGTTGTGGATCAGAATACAGAAAAAAATAATTTGATTTTGTTAATAAGATGTTTTGTTTTAGATGGTTGGTAATATAATTAAAACCAATTTTTAATGACTAGAAAAGATGTCAATTTACATAGTACGATATTTTAAATAATATAAACGTATTAAAATTTAGAAGGCTTTTCCTTCTAATAACAGCGCAGCTAATACATGAATGTTAGCTGACTATTCAAACGTGAAAAACTGTAGAAAGGAGTTCTATTTATGTCACGTATTTATAAAAAAACCAGCAATGCAAGTTCATCACTTTTATCCGGTATCGCATTTGGAGGCGGTGGAGGCGGTGGTGGTAATAATGGCGCGCGGCGCTCTGTTCAAGCTCGTCGTGAAGCTCAATATGGAAATACATGGAGTGATTCAACATGTGATACTTTAGGTGATACAAACGCGGTATCAGGTACCGTTTCATTTGTGTCTGGTGTTACTCCTGGAGGTCAAGCTGTATCATTAGCTGCCGGTTTAGTCTCGGCAGCAGGAACAGCGATCCAATATAATAACTGTGACTAGAGAAAACACCCTATATTAAATTTGATATAGGGTGTTTTATAGGATGTTAGATGACTAGAACTCAAAGAGCTATAATTCCTGGTATGTTAGCCTCTTTTTGGCTTGGTAAAACGAATCCAGAATTCATTGATGGTGTTGTTATCGTGTTAATCTTGATAATAATAGCTTCTATTAATATTTATTTTGAAAATAAATATTAATAGAAGGAGGGCTTTATATGTTAATAATGTATCTATTTATTTTATGGTTTTAGTTTAAAATATATGAGAATTAAAAATTTAAAATGTTATAGAGATGGTTCGAAAGTTATACTGCCAATCACTGTGATTTTGAAAATGTAAATAAAACGATATTTTAAATAATATAAACGTATTACAATTTAGAAGGCTTTTCCTTCTAATAACAGTGCAGCTAATACATGAATGTTAGCTGACTATTCAAACGTGAAAAACTGTAGAAAGGAGTTCTATTTATGTCACGTATTTATAAAAAAACCAGCAATGCACGTTCATCACTTTTATCCGGTATCGCATTTGGTGTGGTGGTGGTGGTGGTGGTGGTGGTGGTGGTGGTAGTTTTTGGAGTGAACCTGATACTATTTGCACTGGCGCTGCGAACGTGGCTGCTTATGGTTTTACAACATCGGCGACAACAGTCGCTACTATTGGCGGCGGACTAATCGCAGGTCCTGTAGGAGCGACATTAGCAGGTACGACAACAGGCTTGGCCACTCAAGCATTATCAGGTGATATCTATAATGCAGTTTATAATGACTGCATGGGTGCTTTTGAGGATTAAAAATAAAAGAGCATGGTGTAAAAGCCATGCTTTTTGGATTGTGTAATTATGAAATTATTTTTTCTTATCTTTCTTGTAATGATTTTTATAAAGTCATGTTTTTTGTTTATTTTTTATGATGGGTTTATTAAATTAGAAAGCATAATTCATCTTCTTGTTCTTTCAGTTTTAATTTCATTTTTTATAACTAGAGCTAGAAAATAAGTTTTATTTATTTATTTATTTATTCGGGCGTTGATCTGTTTTTATGCATCGTTGGTCTTATAGGACTTGCTATTCATAACAGTTTTCTTTGGTTTATATGCTCATTCAGAAATGA includes:
- a CDS encoding FHA domain-containing protein; translated protein: MPNVKSFEASSHANNTSMPFLESYHVSKRPTKSGALQSSSGHNVHLRTYHTFGRADNCHTHLTRSDISRIHAIIFWKDNSWFIEDKSTNGIWVNEHKLIKAQIYPLKENDVIVFSSKTGESFTMINSNEPCDMMVNIQKNYSPIYLQKPMTFISDKCTMHYKNDQWHLIDNQHNLCLQDSEIVNIEGRPYCLQYNHIEYKTVQNRPIAQSLDDLEFRLEVSDDEEEVKLSIHDSIQTSVIEGTRIQSQLYLMLCLARKSIDDRSQGYAENNQGWINLNDLSKELGIEPDNARIRLHRLRTRLRDSISFSGFDACQLVQLKDGEVRLNASKIIIKKGNKQEANIGCH
- a CDS encoding HD domain-containing phosphohydrolase, which codes for MKNATKGISVQLLVSSVIVLCMLMLAVFLTTQSFFSNRDVLVSHVEDSAKHVAKTINLQLEQVTHPIQNTIQLLELDPITTLDTLEQRLDRLPVLFTVLKSLPILSSVYVGYENGDFFLLRHLKPKAKSQLNAPSRASFLLQSIENNTGHSTAEPNWLFYDENLVLIETRHPKDYQYDPRLRPWFQKAQRSEDIVVTTPYVFFTTQEAGITVALKNNKTRSVVGLDASIKDFSSIMQSLQPSEHTVIALTDPENNVIGYPITKDLIKSDNDGLRLAKLDELQQPALSFLADHKQPFNTLIRLNDNNNTWFGIKIDIDKNQATPLSLLFAVKEADLFEKSNRHLITQIKVSLIVILVLLLFGWILGLLISRPLKRLANEVNALGNFDFSHTIAVNSFIKEVNTLAKSTQKMASTIREFQSISKELARDPDLEKMLAKVLSHLVSITECKGGAVYLRSKEATEFALTTTHNTSLLQQMIRCKSLENKDIQDEFRLIFNQEDKASLFIIPLLDRQDKLLGVLVLLDKKHMLRDDSFQRFVQEVSGAVGTAIETRNNIESQNTFIDSIVKLLADAVDEKSHHTGNHCKRVPTLAEMMINAAEKTEAGPYKRFKMSKQEKREFHIGAWLHDCGKIITPEHIVDKSTKLEALYNRIHEIRTRFDVLWRDAEIEYLKGRLDHQNEAHLLKKKNQTQDQLKQDFEFISQANIGSENFSKDGIERLKTISQKTWWRHFDASMGLSRAEKERLPMNVERLPALEKLLDDKPEHLILWNEKRPPVEKDNPNNVWGFDMELPEYENNLGELYNLSVKHGTLTTEQRFTINDHSVQTIRMLSTLPLPDDLKRVPDIAGNHHERVDGKGYPRRLKAGELSVAEKIMTIADVFEALTSADRPYKEAKTLSESLGILASMVKNQHIDKETFYFFIESEVYLDYAKSYLKPQQIDFIDKQKILKKSE
- a CDS encoding aminoglycoside phosphotransferase family protein; amino-acid sequence: MMHFGKVIGSGHCANVYEYRKNYVLKLFHKHIDPKVAQYEFDASHEINKLGIRTPAVYDLVKVGSQQGIIFQKIRGLTLIEDVSKSPFKLITHVKCSAQLFESVHQLSTMGLASFKEQLADRINQTILLTPSEKKMIINYLSTLEDGNDLCHGDFHFGNIMIAENNLHIIDWGGVARGPKIADLTLAIIQFQVSSIANNIPLYLKIVIILFRKLIIHTFIEAYCKENPHLTTKELKREIQRWRLPVASSRLISCNYIERKSLLKIISIEIKKQKNKQA
- a CDS encoding toxin-activating lysine-acyltransferase yields the protein MDFETSLGMCVWLLSQSEYHKKWSIRNLDSEIVSPLLHNQLKIYFDESQNPIGLASWAWIGEKQKNRILQDKGTLAFDEWQSGEFLLFHDYIAPWGHAKAILKDLRTHVFPNETAFSLGRNMDGSIRKVYQWKGVNVNKKIF